A genomic region of Gossypium hirsutum isolate 1008001.06 chromosome D01, Gossypium_hirsutum_v2.1, whole genome shotgun sequence contains the following coding sequences:
- the LOC107956740 gene encoding ferrochelatase isoform X3 — translation MQRAHNQMGVWFTVITLQPESATGLLLSLPVIAITPPQRRLGIPPSFHLFYSIFCPHQASGSPKFPFQRVGVYTLGENDVVESHHSHAMEEKIGVLLLNLGGPKTLKDVQPFLYNLFVDLDIIRLPRLFKLLQRPLAKLISVLRAPKSEEGYAAIGGGSPLRKITDEQENALRMALEAKNVNVSVYVGMRYWYPFTEEVIEQVDTLLDGIKWDDKGLAVAIAQNVDTGAILMQGFVNRGALATTITSRKATFFSRPRATLWTKGETSNNFINIYDKRRNKLCVQFSWRGFLLGHVRLLLVKLLEIQEQIGSSNIKMSNLVLI, via the exons ATGCAGCGGGCCCACAACCAAATGGgtgtttggttcactgtaataaCATTACAGCCCGAATCGGCTACTGGCCTATTACTCTCATTGCCCGTAATAGCTATTACGCCCCCTCAACGCCGATTAGGGATTCCGCCCTCTTTTCATCTTTTCTATTCCATTTTCTGCCCTCATCAAGCTTCCGGTTCTCCCAAGTTTCCCTTCCAGAG GGTGGGGGTTTACACCTTAGGTGAAAATGATGTTGTGGAATCTCATCACTCACATGCCATGGAGGAAAAAATTGGGGTTCTTCTTTTGAACCTTGGAGGGCCAAAGACACTTAAAGATGTTCAACCTTTTCTATATAACTTGTTTGTTGATCTT GATATAATACGGTTGCCTAGGCTGTTTAAGTTACTTCAACGGCCATTGGCGAAGCTAATATCTGTTCTTCGAGCTCCGAAAAGTGAAGAAGGGTATGCTGCCATTGGTGGCGGCTCGCCTTTGCGTAAAATAACCGATGAACAG GAAAATGCTCTTCGAATGGCTTTGGAGGCAAAGAATGTGAATGTCAGTGTGTATGTTGGAATGCGATATTGGTATCCATTCACAGAGGAGGTCATTGAGCAG gTTGATACATTGTTGGACGGTATCAAATGGGATGACAAAGGTTTAGCAGTGGCTATAGCTCAAAATGTTGACACTGGAGCCATATTAATGCAAGGCTTTGTCAACAGGGGTGCACTAGCTACAACTATCACTTCTAGGAAGGCAACGTTCTTCAGTCGACCACGGGCAACATTATGGACAAAAGGAGAAACTTCCAACAATTTCATCAACATTTATGACAAAAGGAGAAACAAGTTATGCGTGCAATTTAGTTGGAGAGGTTTTTTGTTAGGTCATGTAAGACTTTTGTTGGTTAAACTATTAGAAATTCAAGAGCAAATTGGGTCCTCTAATATAAAAAtgagcaatttagtccttatataa
- the LOC107956740 gene encoding uncharacterized protein isoform X1 — protein sequence MQRAHNQMGVWFTVITLQPESATGLLLSLPVIAITPPQRRLGIPPSFHLFYSIFCPHQASGSPKFPFQRRIASFSRHSSNGFNGVNKPSSKALIKGPFLSDGLIQRRNLHLQVICRVGVYTLGENDVVESHHSHAMEEKIGVLLLNLGGPKTLKDVQPFLYNLFVDLDIIRLPRLFKLLQRPLAKLISVLRAPKSEEGYAAIGGGSPLRKITDEQENALRMALEAKNVNVSVYVGMRYWYPFTEEVIEQVDTLLDGIKWDDKGLAVAIAQNVDTGAILMQGFVNRGALATTITSRKATFFSRPRATLWTKGETSNNFINIYDKRRNKLCVQFSWRGFLLGHVRLLLVKLLEIQEQIGSSNIKMSNLVLI from the exons ATGCAGCGGGCCCACAACCAAATGGgtgtttggttcactgtaataaCATTACAGCCCGAATCGGCTACTGGCCTATTACTCTCATTGCCCGTAATAGCTATTACGCCCCCTCAACGCCGATTAGGGATTCCGCCCTCTTTTCATCTTTTCTATTCCATTTTCTGCCCTCATCAAGCTTCCGGTTCTCCCAAGTTTCCCTTCCAGAG ACGCATTGCGTCTTTCTCACGACATTCATCCAATGGATTCAATGGTGTGAATAAACCTTCATCTAAAGCCCTTATCAAAGGACCCTTTCTCAGTGATGGCCTAATTCAGAGGAGAAATCTGCATTTGCAAGTAATTTGCAGGGTGGGGGTTTACACCTTAGGTGAAAATGATGTTGTGGAATCTCATCACTCACATGCCATGGAGGAAAAAATTGGGGTTCTTCTTTTGAACCTTGGAGGGCCAAAGACACTTAAAGATGTTCAACCTTTTCTATATAACTTGTTTGTTGATCTT GATATAATACGGTTGCCTAGGCTGTTTAAGTTACTTCAACGGCCATTGGCGAAGCTAATATCTGTTCTTCGAGCTCCGAAAAGTGAAGAAGGGTATGCTGCCATTGGTGGCGGCTCGCCTTTGCGTAAAATAACCGATGAACAG GAAAATGCTCTTCGAATGGCTTTGGAGGCAAAGAATGTGAATGTCAGTGTGTATGTTGGAATGCGATATTGGTATCCATTCACAGAGGAGGTCATTGAGCAG gTTGATACATTGTTGGACGGTATCAAATGGGATGACAAAGGTTTAGCAGTGGCTATAGCTCAAAATGTTGACACTGGAGCCATATTAATGCAAGGCTTTGTCAACAGGGGTGCACTAGCTACAACTATCACTTCTAGGAAGGCAACGTTCTTCAGTCGACCACGGGCAACATTATGGACAAAAGGAGAAACTTCCAACAATTTCATCAACATTTATGACAAAAGGAGAAACAAGTTATGCGTGCAATTTAGTTGGAGAGGTTTTTTGTTAGGTCATGTAAGACTTTTGTTGGTTAAACTATTAGAAATTCAAGAGCAAATTGGGTCCTCTAATATAAAAAtgagcaatttagtccttatataa
- the LOC107956740 gene encoding ferrochelatase-1, chloroplastic isoform X2 has protein sequence MENLSQIHLIPKFQLLFLIKIMEATSLSGVFSYTKLCGSSLCYSDDRFSRRIASFSRHSSNGFNGVNKPSSKALIKGPFLSDGLIQRRNLHLQVICRVGVYTLGENDVVESHHSHAMEEKIGVLLLNLGGPKTLKDVQPFLYNLFVDLDIIRLPRLFKLLQRPLAKLISVLRAPKSEEGYAAIGGGSPLRKITDEQENALRMALEAKNVNVSVYVGMRYWYPFTEEVIEQVDTLLDGIKWDDKGLAVAIAQNVDTGAILMQGFVNRGALATTITSRKATFFSRPRATLWTKGETSNNFINIYDKRRNKLCVQFSWRGFLLGHVRLLLVKLLEIQEQIGSSNIKMSNLVLI, from the exons ATGGAAAATCTCTCCCAAATTCACCTAATACCCAAATTCCAACtcttatttttgataaaaatcatGGAGGCAACATCTTTATCTGGAGTTTTTTCATATACCAAACTCTGTGGTTCCAGTCTCTGCTATTCTGATGATAGATTTTCAAG ACGCATTGCGTCTTTCTCACGACATTCATCCAATGGATTCAATGGTGTGAATAAACCTTCATCTAAAGCCCTTATCAAAGGACCCTTTCTCAGTGATGGCCTAATTCAGAGGAGAAATCTGCATTTGCAAGTAATTTGCAGGGTGGGGGTTTACACCTTAGGTGAAAATGATGTTGTGGAATCTCATCACTCACATGCCATGGAGGAAAAAATTGGGGTTCTTCTTTTGAACCTTGGAGGGCCAAAGACACTTAAAGATGTTCAACCTTTTCTATATAACTTGTTTGTTGATCTT GATATAATACGGTTGCCTAGGCTGTTTAAGTTACTTCAACGGCCATTGGCGAAGCTAATATCTGTTCTTCGAGCTCCGAAAAGTGAAGAAGGGTATGCTGCCATTGGTGGCGGCTCGCCTTTGCGTAAAATAACCGATGAACAG GAAAATGCTCTTCGAATGGCTTTGGAGGCAAAGAATGTGAATGTCAGTGTGTATGTTGGAATGCGATATTGGTATCCATTCACAGAGGAGGTCATTGAGCAG gTTGATACATTGTTGGACGGTATCAAATGGGATGACAAAGGTTTAGCAGTGGCTATAGCTCAAAATGTTGACACTGGAGCCATATTAATGCAAGGCTTTGTCAACAGGGGTGCACTAGCTACAACTATCACTTCTAGGAAGGCAACGTTCTTCAGTCGACCACGGGCAACATTATGGACAAAAGGAGAAACTTCCAACAATTTCATCAACATTTATGACAAAAGGAGAAACAAGTTATGCGTGCAATTTAGTTGGAGAGGTTTTTTGTTAGGTCATGTAAGACTTTTGTTGGTTAAACTATTAGAAATTCAAGAGCAAATTGGGTCCTCTAATATAAAAAtgagcaatttagtccttatataa